A region of the Leptospiraceae bacterium genome:
TATAGAATTGTATAAATAAAAATTGCTTGAACTGTTTTCTTTAGCCCCCTGACAACAGGCATCATAGGAAATTCAGCAGAATCATAATCATCCTTTAGAAAGATGGCGAGTGCCCAGAAATGCGCTGGTGTCCATAAAAAGATCATAGCAAATAAAGTCCAAGCAGGAAGCGGCAAAGTATTAGTTACCGCAGCATAGCCAATGAGTGGACCGATACAGCCAGAGATTCCCCCAATTACAATATTTTGATCCGTTCTAGGCTTTAAGTAAATTGTATAGAGAAAAATATAAAGTAAAAGTCCGCCTAACGCACATAAGGCGGTAAGTAGATTTGCATAAAAATAAAGAATTGCAAAAGAAATTAGAATCATCACTAACCCAACACTAAGAGCGGTGATAGGTTGAATCTCGCCTCTAGGCAAAGGACGATTTTTCGTTCTCTGCATTTTAGCATCTCGGTCAATCTCAATGTATTGATTTAAAATAAAAGAAGCAGAGGACATAAAGAAGGTTCCGAGTAAAGTCATAGCAACAAGAAAGCCCGCTGGATGACCATCACCACCAAGATATAATCCGGGAAGAGAAGTTACGAGGACAAGCGATGTTACCCTCGGTTTAATGAGTTTATTCCAAATAGATATGTATTTTAACATGAGCGGTTAGAGAGAATTATCCTCAGGCAAAAGCCGATAGTATAGAGCCGTATAGACTAAGATAAACAAAGCAACTCCCATACCAGTATGAGCTGCGGTAACAAGTGTAGGAAGTTGAAATAAAACATTAGAAACTCCTAATATAATTTGAAAGCCAACAGCATAAAGAGCCAGTTTTAAAAATAAACGCGTTCTAGGATCATAGGATTTAAAAATGGATACAGCAACATTTACAATAATAAGAAAAACGATTAAATAGGCAACAAATCTATGCTCCATTTGAATCTTAACAAAACCTTCCATAGCAGGAAACCATTGACCATTGCAAGTAGGCCAGTCAGGACAAGCAAGCCCCGCATAGTTAGAACTAACCCGACCACCCATAAACAATTGAAAGTAAACTAAAAATACAGTGAGTGATATAAGCAAGTTCTTAGAATTAAAAATAGCAAGCCAATTCACAAGTCGAATTTCTTCCCTACCAGTCTTCAAAATATAATTTGCCTTAGCGGTAATGCTAACAATCAAAGTAAAAAGAAAAACCGCATTGAGTAAATGCATATTAACCGTTCCAGGGTCAAGGAGTTTGGTAACAGTAAGTTTTCCCAAAATAACTTGATTGACTAAAACAACAAGAGAGGTAAATGCCAGTAAGCCAAAACGAGCCCGCAATTCAGAATTTTTAAATACTATGATAGATAAGGCTAATACAACGAAGCCCAAAAGACCAGAATAGATTCTATGCCCGACTTCCATCCAGATTCTAAACTCTGGGGGAGGAATTACCTTACCGTGACATAAAGGCCAGTCAGGACAGGCAAGTCCTGAATCAGTAGCTCTTACAAGAGGTCCAAATAAAATATTAATAAAAATTAAAACGGAAAGTAAGAAAGCTAACTTATAAACAACTGAAATAGATTTCCTAAGAGTTTCATTCATCCTATTCTCTAGCGCCAGCCTGTTTTAGAATTGTGACAATCTCAGGCCTTCCTCCCTTCATAGCAAAGCTTAAAGCAGATTCTTCTACATTGGTTCTAGCATTTGGATTTGCTTTGTTTTCTAAAAGAATTCCAATCGCATCTTTTCTTGCATAAAAAACGGCGTGAATCAAAGCAGTCTTTCCTTCTTTGTCTTTTGCATTTACAAGGATTCCTGGACGAGAAAGGAGATAACGAAGAATATCCACATGACCATTCGCGGCAGAATAAATCAAGGCAGTTCGCCCGGTTTCTTTGTGTTTACGATTGATATCCGCTCCTGCTTCCACAAGGGTCTTTACAATTTCTAAATTATTATCTGCACAAGAAAGAAGCAAGGGGGTCATCTCCCTTGCATCCGGTGCGTTCAGATTGACTTTAGACTTGATAAGGATTTTTACCTTCTCAAGATTTGCATCTCTAACAGCCTCTAATAGTTCCTCATTTACATCGGCACTTAAGGAAGAGAATGAGACTAAGAGGCTAATCAATAGTAAACGAAATTTCAAGCGTAACCTCTTAAGCACAAGCAACGATTAAATCGCCACCGGCTTTTACTTCTCCGTTTTGATCAATTGCTTCGACGCTAACAGTGATTAGCTTCTCGCCATTCTCTTCTTTCTTTCTTTTAACGGTTCCTTTGCAGGTAAGAACAGAACCTAGCTTGGTCATGGACTTAAATTTTATCCCGAAGAATTTAATTTGTTTTTGGTCTGCCCAATTTGTGCATGCACGCCCAATAAGAGCCATCACAAACATACCATGTGCGATCGTTCCATCTAAACCATTTGCGATTGCAAATTCTTTGTCATTGTGAATAGGATTAAAATCTCCACTCGCTCCCGCATAACGCACTAGATTCGCGTGAGTGATTGCAGGCAGGGTGAGAGAAGGAATTTCATTACCAACTTCTATTTTATCAAATTCGATTTTCATAAATAATTACTCCTTAGTTAGGGCGAATGACGATTGCCATTTCTGCTTGGATGCAAGGCTCGTTCTTTGCGTTGTGGTAAGTGGTTCTAAATGTAACCATGTCCATCTTTCCTGTTTTAACATCTACAACTTCGGATTGTGCCCAAACATTTCCAGGGTAGAGCGGTTTCAGGTAAGTATACTCTTCTTTTAAATGAAGAAGACGCTTGATGTCGATTCCAAAAGAAGTCATGTCTTCCCAGATTTTCGGGTATCCCCAAAACTGAATAGATGTTTGAAAGGTAGGTGGTGCAGGTATATCGTCGTAACCCGCTTTCTTTGCAGCTTCCAAGTCAAAGTAGATTGGATTTGTTTCGCCAATAGCAATGCAAAACTCTTTAATTTTTCCACTCTCGACAACAAAATCAAAACGGTCCATTTTCTTTCCAACAATGTCCTTGGAAAGTGTGCTCGTAGTTTCACTCATAATTAGAACTCCGTGTATAATACTGATTCTACATATTTCAAAATTCAGGTATTCAGTCTATTCTTTATTTTCGGGTGTGAAGTGAGGGATTGGGGACATATTTGGGCGTTCTCGGCGGGAATCTCCATTAATCGTGAAGGCGCAGAAACGTTTCTGCGCCTTCGATTAACCTTCGGTTTGAGCTCGATTTGATTACGATAAGGATTTGATAAGAATATGTAAAAAAACAAACGAAAAACGAATATAAGTCACAGCGCTGAAGGTGGGGTCACACCTAACGGTGGGTTCG
Encoded here:
- a CDS encoding MaoC family dehydratase N-terminal domain-containing protein, giving the protein MSETTSTLSKDIVGKKMDRFDFVVESGKIKEFCIAIGETNPIYFDLEAAKKAGYDDIPAPPTFQTSIQFWGYPKIWEDMTSFGIDIKRLLHLKEEYTYLKPLYPGNVWAQSEVVDVKTGKMDMVTFRTTYHNAKNEPCIQAEMAIVIRPN
- a CDS encoding MaoC family dehydratase, producing the protein MKIEFDKIEVGNEIPSLTLPAITHANLVRYAGASGDFNPIHNDKEFAIANGLDGTIAHGMFVMALIGRACTNWADQKQIKFFGIKFKSMTKLGSVLTCKGTVKRKKEENGEKLITVSVEAIDQNGEVKAGGDLIVACA
- a CDS encoding COX15/CtaA family protein; this translates as MNETLRKSISVVYKLAFLLSVLIFINILFGPLVRATDSGLACPDWPLCHGKVIPPPEFRIWMEVGHRIYSGLLGFVVLALSIIVFKNSELRARFGLLAFTSLVVLVNQVILGKLTVTKLLDPGTVNMHLLNAVFLFTLIVSITAKANYILKTGREEIRLVNWLAIFNSKNLLISLTVFLVYFQLFMGGRVSSNYAGLACPDWPTCNGQWFPAMEGFVKIQMEHRFVAYLIVFLIIVNVAVSIFKSYDPRTRLFLKLALYAVGFQIILGVSNVLFQLPTLVTAAHTGMGVALFILVYTALYYRLLPEDNSL
- a CDS encoding ankyrin repeat domain-containing protein — its product is MKFRLLLISLLVSFSSLSADVNEELLEAVRDANLEKVKILIKSKVNLNAPDAREMTPLLLSCADNNLEIVKTLVEAGADINRKHKETGRTALIYSAANGHVDILRYLLSRPGILVNAKDKEGKTALIHAVFYARKDAIGILLENKANPNARTNVEESALSFAMKGGRPEIVTILKQAGARE
- the cyoE gene encoding protoheme IX farnesyltransferase, whose protein sequence is MLKYISIWNKLIKPRVTSLVLVTSLPGLYLGGDGHPAGFLVAMTLLGTFFMSSASFILNQYIEIDRDAKMQRTKNRPLPRGEIQPITALSVGLVMILISFAILYFYANLLTALCALGGLLLYIFLYTIYLKPRTDQNIVIGGISGCIGPLIGYAAVTNTLPLPAWTLFAMIFLWTPAHFWALAIFLKDDYDSAEFPMMPVVRGLKKTVQAIFIYTILYSISCVAFYFVSEKVGFIYLYSTIALCLLMIYLSVRLMLSESKKFARFFFFFSIFHLYVVNFIILFDRKVI